The region AAGCTCACGGCCACCAAGCAGCTGATCCTGCACGCCGCGGAGAAGTTCGACGCGGGCGAGCGCTGCGACATGGAGGCCGGCATGGCCAAGCTGTTCGCCTCCGAGGCCGCGATGGAGATCGCGCTGGACGCGGTGCGGATCCACGGCGGGTACGGCTACTCCACCGAGTTCGACGTCGAGCGCTACTTCCGGGACGCCCCGCTGATGATCGTCGGCGAGGGCACCAACGAGATCCAGCGCAACGTGATCGCGAGGCAGCTCGTCAAGCGGGGCGGGCTCGACTGACCATGAGTGTGTCGTCCGGAGAACAGCACGTCCCTGCGGTGCGCGGACCCGCGCTCCTGTTCTGCCCCGGCAACCGGCCGGAGCGGTTCGGGAAGGCCGCCGCCGCAGCGGACACCGTCATCCTCGACCTCGAGGACGCCGTCGGTCCCGAGGAGAAGGACCTGGCGCGGAAGGAGGTCGTGCAGGCTCTCGAGCGGATGGACCTCGAGGGGGTGATCGTCCGGATCAACGCGGCCGGAACCCGCTGGTACTCCGACGACGTCCGCGCCTTGGCGGACCGGCCCGACGTCGTCGTCATGCTGCCGATGGCCGAGAGCGCGGAGGCGGTCGAGGCGCTGCGGCCCCATCCGGTCGTCGCCCTGTGCGAGACCGCCAAGGGCGTGCTGGCCGCGCCGCAGATCGCGGCGGCGGCGAACTGCGTCGGGATCATGTGGGGGAGTGAGGACCTGGTCGCCGACCTCGGCGGCCGTCGTGGCCGCGCGCCGGACGGCGCCTACTGGCCGGTGGTGGGCGAGGCCCGCACCCGTGTGCTCTACGCGGCCCGCGCTGCCGGTGTGACCCCGATCGACACCGTCCTGGTCGACATCGCCGATCTGGAGACGCTCGCGGCCGACAGCGTCGCCGCGGTCTCGTCCGGATACGCCGCGAAGGCGTGCATCCACCCGAAGCAGGTCGAGGTCGTCCGGACCGCGTTCCTGCCCACCCCGGACGAGGTCGCCTGGGCCGAAGGGGTCACCGCCGCCGCGCGGTCCGAGAGCGGGGTCTTCACCTTCGAGGGCCGGATGGTCGATGCTCCCGTCCTCGCCCACGCCGCCCAGGTGCTCCGCCAGGTCGGCGCAGCCGCTGATGAGGAACCGTCCTAAGGAAGCGTAAAGGTCCGCCGGTGAGGCTGTACCGGGGCCGGGGGCGCCGCGAGCATCAGTGATCGAGGACAACGTCACCCTCGATCCGTGCAAGCAAGGGAGCTTGAATGTCGCAGCCGAGCCGGCCCCCCACCCCGGTCACCGAGAGGCGGTCCTCGGTCGCCGCCAACGTCGCCCGAGGCTCGTTGGGGAACCTCGTCGAGTGGTACGACTGGTTCGTCTACGCCTCGTTCAGCATCTACTTCGCCACGGTCTTCTTCCCGGAGGGCGACCTCACCGCCCAGCTGCTGTCCACGGCGGTCGTCTTCGCCGTCGGCTTCCTCGTCCGGCCCCTCGGTGGCTGGCTGCTCGGCCTCTACGCCGACCGGTTCGGACGTCGTTCCGCCCTCAGCCTGTCGGTGATCCTGATGGGTGCCGGCTCGCTCATCATCGGCGCGACGCCCTCCTACGCGATGATCGGGCTCGCGGCTCCGGTGATCCTGGTCGTCGCCCGGCTGCTGCAGGGCCTGTCCGTCGGCGGCGAGTTCGGGTCCAGCGCCACCTACCTGTCCGAGGTCGCGGCTCCCGGCCGCCGTGGGTTCTACTCCAGCTTCCAGTACGTCTCGATCGTGTTGGGCCAGCTCTCCGCGCTGCTGGTGATGATCGGCCTGCAGAGCTTCCTCACCGAGGAGCAGATGTACGCGTGGGGCTGGCGGGTGCCGTTCTTCATCGGTGCCCTCGCCTCCCTGGTCGTGCTCTACCTGCGCCGGCACATGGACGAGTCCGAGCACTTCCAGGCCGAGAAGCGCGCCGAGGCGGCCGCGGCCGCGTCGGGCACGAAGGTGCGCAAGGGCCTCCGGGCGCTGGTCACCGAGTACCCGCTCCAGCTGGCGGCCGTGTTCGGCCTCGCGATCGGCGGCACCGTCGCCTTCTACACGTTCACGACGTACGTGCAGAAGTACCTGGTCAACTCCGCCGGGATGGCGAAGTCGACGGCGTCGGTCGTGGTCTTCTGCGCCCTGTTCTTCTTCATGCTCCTGCAGCCGCTCACCGGGCACATCTCCGACAGGATCGGCCGCCGCAAGGTCATGCTGTTCTTCGGGATCAGCGGCGTGCTGCTCACCGTTCCGCTCATGACGCTGCTCGGCGGGGCCTCCGACCCGGTCGTCGCGTTCCTGCTCCTGGCCGTGGCGATGATCTTCGTGAGTGGCTACACGGCCCTCTCGGCGATCGTGAAGGCCGAGATGTTCCCGACGAAGGTGCGCGCGCTCGGCGTGGGCCTTCCGCACGCTCTGGTCGCCGCGGTGTTCGGCGGGACGTCCGAGCCGGTCGCGCTCGCGCTCAAGCAGGCCGGCAACGAGTCGCTGTTCTTCTGGTACGTGAGCGGACTGTGCCTGCTGACGACGGTCGCCGCCTTCTTCGTCAAGGAGCCGTCGGCGCGGTCGACCCTCGAGGAGCCCCTCACGCCGCAGGCGCCCGAGGCCGCCCCGCGGCCGAAGGTCGCGGCCGGCGAAGGGGCTGTCCGGGAGCACTAGGCTCACGGGCCGGACGCACGTCGGGAGATCAGCGGGGCATGAGGGTAGCGGTCGTCGAGGACGACGACGGGGTCGCGAGCGCGATCGTCGACAGCCTCGGCATGCACCAGATCGAGACGGCCCGGATGAGCCGGGGGATCGACCTCCTGGGACGCCACCGGGAGTTCGACGTCGTGCTCCTCGACCTCGGACTCCCGGATCTCGACGGGCTCGAGGTCCTGCGCTCACTGCGGAAGGTCAGCACGGTGCCCGTCATCGTGCTGACCGCACGCGACGACGAACGGACCGTGGTGCGCGGCCTGCGCAGCGGCGCGGACGACTACCTCGTGAAGCCGGCCCGGATCGCCGAGCTGCTCGCCCGGATCGAGTCCGTCCACCGGCGGGCCTCCCGGGTCGCCGGGACCGAGGGCCCGGCGGTCCGGCGATTCGGGGACGTCGAGGTGTCCCTCGAGCTGCGGACGGTGC is a window of Pseudonocardia sp. T1-2H DNA encoding:
- a CDS encoding HpcH/HpaI aldolase/citrate lyase family protein; this encodes MRGPALLFCPGNRPERFGKAAAAADTVILDLEDAVGPEEKDLARKEVVQALERMDLEGVIVRINAAGTRWYSDDVRALADRPDVVVMLPMAESAEAVEALRPHPVVALCETAKGVLAAPQIAAAANCVGIMWGSEDLVADLGGRRGRAPDGAYWPVVGEARTRVLYAARAAGVTPIDTVLVDIADLETLAADSVAAVSSGYAAKACIHPKQVEVVRTAFLPTPDEVAWAEGVTAAARSESGVFTFEGRMVDAPVLAHAAQVLRQVGAAADEEPS
- a CDS encoding MFS transporter is translated as MSQPSRPPTPVTERRSSVAANVARGSLGNLVEWYDWFVYASFSIYFATVFFPEGDLTAQLLSTAVVFAVGFLVRPLGGWLLGLYADRFGRRSALSLSVILMGAGSLIIGATPSYAMIGLAAPVILVVARLLQGLSVGGEFGSSATYLSEVAAPGRRGFYSSFQYVSIVLGQLSALLVMIGLQSFLTEEQMYAWGWRVPFFIGALASLVVLYLRRHMDESEHFQAEKRAEAAAAASGTKVRKGLRALVTEYPLQLAAVFGLAIGGTVAFYTFTTYVQKYLVNSAGMAKSTASVVVFCALFFFMLLQPLTGHISDRIGRRKVMLFFGISGVLLTVPLMTLLGGASDPVVAFLLLAVAMIFVSGYTALSAIVKAEMFPTKVRALGVGLPHALVAAVFGGTSEPVALALKQAGNESLFFWYVSGLCLLTTVAAFFVKEPSARSTLEEPLTPQAPEAAPRPKVAAGEGAVREH
- a CDS encoding response regulator transcription factor, translating into MRVAVVEDDDGVASAIVDSLGMHQIETARMSRGIDLLGRHREFDVVLLDLGLPDLDGLEVLRSLRKVSTVPVIVLTARDDERTVVRGLRSGADDYLVKPARIAELLARIESVHRRASRVAGTEGPAVRRFGDVEVSLELRTVHVAGEPVSLTPIEFSLLAHLVETPGAAVSRTQLMDRVWGNAFVGTSRTLDVHMAGLRSKLRRREFIETIRGFGFRWTG